A single genomic interval of Bradyrhizobium sp. sBnM-33 harbors:
- a CDS encoding MoaD/ThiS family protein: MIRVEINMHGNLRRLLPDGIGSIQLDLPDGTTVLNVIDSLSAEHEVWLASIGDVVVPLSAEVEDGAELNFFPYLEGG; the protein is encoded by the coding sequence ATGATCCGCGTCGAGATCAATATGCATGGAAACCTCCGTCGGCTCTTGCCCGACGGAATTGGATCCATTCAGCTTGACCTGCCCGACGGAACGACGGTTCTCAACGTGATCGACTCCTTGAGCGCCGAGCATGAGGTCTGGCTGGCGTCGATTGGTGACGTGGTGGTGCCGTTGTCCGCCGAAGTCGAAGACGGTGCCGAACTCAATTTCTTTCCCTATCTTGAGGGTGGCTAG
- a CDS encoding xanthine dehydrogenase family protein molybdopterin-binding subunit produces the protein MSAHTHRVAGHRLPRRDGVGKVTGKHVYAADFKLSGMLYGRVLRSTRAHALIKKIDTSRAAAIAGVRGIITSADIPQIRYGTAVRDTTVFATDRALFIGHAIAAVAATSLEIAERALAAIEVEYEDLPPLFDPEEALKSDIRIHPDWETYKALPIISRNRNIAGQARIRVGDAEAAFAKAHKVYEHRFSTALQHPGYTEPRVATADWDANGIVTVWCNTQLPFDTQTTLAEILDLPAARVRVTVPGIGGGFGGKLRIGVEHFAALLARKTARPVKVMSTSEEELTAALPRQASIVLLKTAVDKEGHLLARSGRIIVDCGAYAGSGPGTAAIALQVMAGPYKTGALAFESVAVYTNKVHSGSFRAPAGPMANFAMECQIDMIAKDLGLDPLEMRLRNVVKEGDPGPSGEIHRSVSIEECLRKAADAIGWHDRNPEPGRGKGIACSWWMTTGGSSGVYVKINPDGSATLVSGAVEIGTGAITGAAQILAEELSLDLTDVNVTGVDTQAAPFDYGAQGSRTTFSVGNACLAAAAELRRQMFELAAEQLEAPIEDMKLQDKHVVAGNKSISIAELARISRLAGGGLIAHGTAISPAPAYDPTRVQNHPLPVWNTPSYHAHAVDLSVDQATGKVTINRYVVAQDVGYAINPTYIEGQIEGGVAQGIGQALSEEIVYQDGRVMNANLTDYKMPTAMDVPEIESIIVECRSAAGPYGAKGVGEPPCIEPPAAIGNAIAAATGCWPNSLPMTAEKIAAAMQVQHS, from the coding sequence ATGAGCGCACATACCCATCGCGTTGCCGGTCACCGCTTACCCCGACGGGATGGCGTCGGCAAGGTTACCGGAAAGCACGTCTATGCCGCAGATTTCAAGCTCTCCGGCATGCTCTACGGCAGGGTTCTGCGCAGTACGCGAGCGCACGCGCTGATCAAAAAGATCGATACGTCGCGAGCGGCTGCAATTGCGGGCGTACGGGGAATCATCACCTCGGCTGACATTCCACAGATCCGTTACGGAACGGCAGTGCGCGATACAACTGTGTTCGCAACTGATCGCGCGCTGTTCATTGGACATGCAATAGCCGCCGTTGCTGCCACCTCTCTCGAGATCGCCGAGCGCGCGCTTGCAGCCATTGAGGTCGAATACGAGGATTTGCCACCGCTGTTTGATCCGGAGGAGGCGCTCAAGAGCGATATCCGGATCCATCCGGATTGGGAAACTTACAAGGCGCTCCCGATCATTTCGAGAAACCGCAATATCGCAGGTCAAGCGCGCATTCGCGTCGGCGACGCCGAAGCGGCATTCGCAAAAGCCCATAAGGTCTACGAGCATCGTTTCTCAACCGCGTTGCAGCATCCCGGATATACAGAGCCACGGGTTGCGACCGCCGACTGGGATGCGAATGGAATCGTGACCGTCTGGTGTAACACGCAATTGCCTTTCGATACGCAAACCACTTTGGCCGAGATCCTTGATCTGCCGGCCGCGCGTGTGCGGGTGACTGTGCCAGGCATTGGTGGCGGCTTCGGCGGGAAGCTAAGGATCGGCGTTGAGCACTTCGCAGCTCTCCTGGCGCGCAAGACCGCGCGCCCGGTCAAGGTGATGTCGACGAGCGAAGAAGAGCTCACAGCCGCGCTTCCCCGTCAGGCCTCCATCGTTCTGCTCAAGACCGCTGTCGACAAAGAAGGACATCTTCTCGCTCGAAGCGGCAGGATCATCGTGGATTGTGGCGCTTATGCAGGCTCAGGTCCGGGAACGGCTGCAATCGCGCTGCAGGTCATGGCAGGCCCTTACAAGACCGGAGCACTCGCGTTCGAAAGCGTCGCTGTCTACACCAACAAGGTCCATTCGGGCTCGTTCCGCGCTCCTGCGGGGCCGATGGCAAATTTCGCGATGGAATGCCAGATCGACATGATCGCGAAGGATCTCGGATTGGATCCTCTCGAAATGCGCCTGCGGAACGTCGTCAAGGAGGGAGACCCAGGTCCTTCCGGCGAGATTCATAGGTCTGTGAGCATCGAGGAATGCCTGCGCAAGGCAGCCGATGCGATCGGCTGGCACGATCGCAATCCGGAGCCAGGACGCGGCAAGGGGATTGCCTGCAGCTGGTGGATGACAACCGGTGGCTCGTCCGGCGTCTATGTCAAGATTAACCCTGATGGAAGTGCGACGCTTGTGAGCGGCGCCGTCGAAATTGGCACCGGCGCCATCACGGGAGCTGCTCAAATCCTGGCCGAGGAGTTGTCCCTCGATCTAACCGACGTCAACGTGACGGGAGTCGACACCCAGGCCGCCCCGTTTGACTACGGCGCTCAAGGGAGCCGCACCACTTTCTCGGTCGGCAACGCTTGTCTTGCTGCTGCCGCCGAGCTGCGGCGCCAGATGTTCGAACTCGCAGCCGAGCAGCTCGAAGCCCCGATCGAGGATATGAAACTGCAAGACAAGCATGTGGTGGCCGGCAACAAGTCGATTTCGATTGCGGAATTGGCGCGCATCTCGCGTCTTGCCGGCGGCGGGCTCATCGCGCATGGCACGGCCATTTCGCCCGCGCCCGCTTATGATCCAACGCGTGTTCAGAACCATCCGCTACCCGTATGGAATACACCGAGTTACCATGCCCATGCCGTCGACCTGTCGGTCGATCAAGCAACCGGCAAAGTGACCATCAATCGCTATGTCGTGGCCCAGGACGTCGGATATGCGATCAATCCGACCTATATCGAGGGCCAGATCGAGGGCGGAGTGGCGCAAGGTATCGGCCAGGCGCTGTCGGAAGAGATCGTTTATCAGGACGGTCGCGTCATGAATGCGAACCTGACCGATTACAAGATGCCGACAGCGATGGATGTCCCGGAGATCGAGAGCATCATCGTGGAATGCCGCTCCGCTGCCGGTCCTTACGGGGCCAAGGGCGTCGGCGAGCCACCCTGTATCGAGCCACCGGCTGCCATCGGAAATGCGATCGCAGCGGCGACCGGCTGTTGGCCGAATTCGCTGCCTATGACAGCGGAAAAGATTGCCGCCGCAATGCAGGTGCAACACTCATGA
- the cofC gene encoding 2-phospho-L-lactate guanylyltransferase: MTSPDAWVIVPAKMFLRAKQRLSSFLTASERATLARTMLTDVLEAACSAPTSKKVAVVTSADDVAREAARLGAVVIDDGGANGTNEAIAAGLAGVEKRGGRLVVALPSDVPAIMSEDISTLLQAAERNRVVIVPAPRDGGTNAVAFTLARPLQPCFGPDSFARHIAAADRLGIDPIVCRNARIGLDLDSPADLFDFLDLSTLTATDRYLRSINLRERRRGGGAGHSRPIVDAGAGNEFDVGCANEGSSVVIRGA, encoded by the coding sequence GTGACCAGCCCTGATGCATGGGTAATTGTCCCGGCTAAGATGTTCTTGCGCGCAAAGCAGCGGCTCTCATCATTTTTGACCGCATCCGAGCGCGCCACATTGGCGCGTACCATGCTGACCGATGTTCTTGAGGCAGCATGCAGCGCGCCGACGTCGAAGAAAGTCGCTGTTGTCACCAGTGCAGACGATGTCGCGCGAGAAGCAGCTCGCTTAGGTGCTGTTGTCATTGATGACGGCGGCGCGAACGGAACGAACGAGGCAATCGCGGCAGGTCTCGCAGGGGTCGAAAAGAGGGGAGGCCGGCTTGTCGTCGCTCTGCCGAGCGATGTGCCCGCGATCATGAGCGAAGATATTTCAACGCTGCTTCAGGCCGCGGAGCGCAACCGTGTAGTGATCGTGCCGGCGCCACGCGATGGCGGCACGAACGCCGTTGCGTTCACCTTGGCGCGGCCATTGCAGCCGTGTTTCGGCCCCGACAGCTTTGCCCGCCACATCGCCGCAGCCGATCGCCTCGGCATCGACCCCATCGTGTGCCGCAATGCAAGAATTGGGCTTGATCTCGACAGTCCCGCCGATCTCTTTGATTTTCTTGACCTGAGCACGTTGACCGCGACGGACCGCTATTTACGTTCCATCAATCTGAGGGAACGGCGACGTGGCGGAGGTGCTGGACACAGCCGCCCGATCGTTGATGCGGGCGCCGGAAATGAGTTCGACGTTGGTTGCGCAAATGAGGGAAGCTCCGTTGTAATTCGCGGAGCGTGA
- the npdG gene encoding NADPH-dependent F420 reductase, protein MSNANLPILSIVGGTGDLGSGLARSWSRAGYSVILGSRSIERAQEAVSLLKSEGFANVSGDTNAAAAAKSDIVVVAVPFSNYEASLGEIKDPAKSKIVVTAVVPLVPPKVSVVHLPSAGSAALIAQSLLDPSSRVVGAFHNVGSQKLHAGGKADCDVLVFSDDADARNQVITLADAVSNRGVDGGVLANSTAAEALTSVLIAINRKYKVKGAGISISGLT, encoded by the coding sequence ATGTCGAACGCTAACCTTCCTATTTTGTCAATCGTCGGCGGCACCGGCGATCTCGGGTCTGGCCTTGCCCGCAGCTGGAGTCGCGCCGGATACTCCGTCATTCTCGGATCCCGCTCAATTGAGCGCGCTCAGGAGGCAGTCTCGCTCCTGAAGTCGGAAGGGTTCGCCAATGTCAGCGGCGACACCAACGCTGCCGCAGCTGCGAAGAGCGACATCGTCGTCGTTGCGGTTCCTTTCTCCAACTATGAGGCAAGCCTGGGCGAGATCAAAGATCCTGCCAAGAGCAAGATTGTCGTCACCGCGGTAGTGCCCCTCGTGCCGCCAAAGGTATCCGTCGTTCATCTCCCGAGTGCTGGTTCAGCAGCCCTGATAGCGCAGTCGCTGCTTGATCCAAGCTCGCGCGTGGTCGGCGCCTTCCACAATGTCGGCTCGCAGAAGCTTCATGCTGGCGGCAAGGCAGACTGCGATGTCCTGGTGTTCAGCGATGACGCCGATGCCCGCAACCAAGTGATCACGCTCGCGGACGCTGTGAGCAATCGTGGCGTCGATGGCGGTGTCCTCGCGAATTCGACCGCGGCCGAGGCTCTAACCTCCGTCCTGATCGCGATCAACCGCAAATACAAAGTGAAAGGCGCCGGCATCTCGATCTCCGGCTTGACGTGA
- the cofE gene encoding coenzyme F420-0:L-glutamate ligase encodes MTRSITYTALRGIPMVRPDDDLVSIIADGVTSAGIEVASGDIFVVAQKIVSKAENRYVDLDDVSPSARALELAKTVGKDPRHIEVVLSESSEVIRSRQNVIIVAHRLGFVMANAGIDQSNIDQGHSHRVLLLPKDPDDSCERLKSGLDQRFGVNVAVVMNDSFGRPWRNGVVGVAIGCAGLPALQNMIGEPDLFGRPMQVTEIAVADELAAAASLVMGQAAEGQPIVHVRGLSCQAPAKPASILVRPKEQDLFR; translated from the coding sequence ATGACTAGGAGCATCACTTATACCGCCCTTCGTGGGATCCCTATGGTGAGGCCGGACGACGATCTGGTGTCTATCATTGCGGATGGCGTTACTAGCGCTGGCATCGAGGTCGCCTCGGGTGACATTTTCGTGGTTGCACAAAAAATCGTCTCGAAGGCGGAAAATAGGTACGTTGATCTCGATGACGTGAGCCCTTCCGCACGGGCATTGGAACTCGCAAAAACGGTTGGAAAGGACCCGCGGCACATCGAGGTGGTGCTCTCGGAGTCAAGCGAGGTCATCCGCTCCAGGCAGAACGTGATCATCGTTGCTCACCGCCTTGGGTTCGTGATGGCGAATGCCGGGATCGATCAATCCAATATCGATCAAGGTCACAGTCATCGCGTGCTGCTGCTGCCAAAAGATCCGGATGACAGTTGCGAGCGCTTGAAGTCCGGGCTCGATCAACGTTTCGGCGTTAATGTCGCAGTGGTCATGAACGACAGCTTCGGTCGCCCTTGGCGCAACGGTGTTGTTGGGGTGGCAATCGGATGTGCAGGGCTGCCTGCGCTTCAGAATATGATTGGGGAGCCCGATTTGTTCGGACGGCCCATGCAGGTGACGGAGATCGCCGTGGCTGATGAACTGGCAGCGGCCGCGTCGTTGGTGATGGGACAGGCAGCCGAGGGACAACCGATCGTCCACGTCCGCGGACTGTCATGTCAGGCGCCGGCAAAGCCTGCCTCGATTCTTGTCCGTCCGAAGGAGCAGGATCTTTTCAGATGA
- a CDS encoding (2Fe-2S)-binding protein, whose amino-acid sequence MNRKILNIVVNGESHQVLIEPHWTLLQVLRNEIGMMGTKENCLEAECGVCTVLLDGKAINSCILLAGQVEGCSITTIEGIGDPEHLHPLQEAFIECGAVQCGYCIPGMILTAKSFLDENPGCRPSRDEIREAIAGTLCRCTGYRKIIDAVATAADRIALSGAKQ is encoded by the coding sequence ATGAACCGGAAAATTCTCAATATCGTTGTCAATGGCGAGAGCCATCAAGTGCTCATTGAGCCCCATTGGACGCTGCTGCAGGTCCTGCGCAACGAGATCGGCATGATGGGCACGAAAGAGAACTGCCTGGAAGCAGAGTGCGGCGTCTGTACGGTGCTGCTCGATGGAAAGGCCATCAATTCATGCATCCTGCTCGCAGGCCAGGTCGAGGGATGCTCTATCACAACGATCGAGGGGATTGGCGATCCCGAGCATCTGCATCCCCTCCAGGAAGCATTCATCGAATGCGGTGCTGTTCAGTGCGGCTACTGCATCCCGGGAATGATCCTGACGGCAAAGTCATTCCTTGATGAAAATCCGGGCTGCCGGCCCTCGCGCGACGAAATCAGGGAAGCGATCGCAGGGACCCTGTGCCGCTGTACCGGCTATCGCAAGATCATTGATGCCGTGGCAACCGCGGCAGACCGCATCGCACTCTCGGGAGCCAAGCAATGA
- a CDS encoding FAD binding domain-containing protein: MSFDLHRPATVTEAVDLAQRFAPTARYVAGGTDTVIQINRKKIDPAHLIDVACLPGMSEITETADAFTLGALTKYRSIETHPAFRGNLRVLLEAASVVGGHQVRNIATIGGNIVNASPAADFVPPLLALDASLDITGPKGRRSVALRDFIVGPGRTNLSPVEIVTSIRFAKLPARSATAFLKEGRRRAMEISVVCVAACLTLEASTSRCACVRLAIGAASPKAFRPEQAEGYLIGKPAGNESFAEAGRLAAEASSPISDVRASAGYRRGLVAVMVERALTTCLQRIREQNQ; encoded by the coding sequence ATGAGCTTTGATCTTCATCGGCCGGCGACAGTCACGGAGGCCGTTGACCTCGCTCAACGTTTTGCGCCGACCGCGCGCTATGTCGCCGGCGGGACAGATACGGTCATCCAGATCAATCGGAAGAAGATTGATCCCGCGCATCTGATCGATGTCGCCTGCCTGCCCGGCATGAGCGAGATCACTGAGACCGCTGACGCATTCACCCTTGGCGCGCTGACCAAGTATCGCAGCATCGAAACCCATCCTGCGTTTCGGGGTAATTTGCGGGTGCTGCTGGAAGCTGCCAGTGTCGTCGGTGGGCATCAGGTCCGAAACATCGCCACGATCGGCGGCAATATCGTCAATGCTTCGCCAGCCGCCGATTTTGTGCCGCCGCTGCTCGCGCTCGATGCGAGTCTCGACATTACCGGTCCGAAGGGACGGCGCTCTGTCGCCTTGCGCGACTTCATCGTCGGCCCGGGACGAACCAATCTCTCACCGGTAGAGATCGTGACCAGCATCCGATTTGCCAAGCTTCCAGCCAGATCAGCAACCGCCTTCCTGAAGGAAGGGCGTCGGCGTGCGATGGAGATTTCGGTCGTTTGTGTTGCTGCTTGTTTGACGCTAGAGGCTTCGACCTCGCGTTGCGCTTGCGTGCGCCTGGCCATCGGCGCCGCAAGCCCCAAGGCGTTCCGGCCCGAACAGGCGGAAGGCTACCTCATCGGCAAACCTGCCGGGAACGAAAGCTTTGCGGAGGCGGGCAGGCTCGCGGCAGAGGCTTCCAGTCCGATCTCTGATGTCCGCGCGTCGGCCGGTTATCGCCGCGGTCTTGTCGCCGTGATGGTCGAGCGCGCGCTGACGACGTGTTTGCAACGAATTCGGGAACAAAATCAATGA
- the cofD gene encoding 2-phospho-L-lactate transferase — MKGPSHLSDEGRVVALCGGVGGAKLALGLQHLLGERLTVVVNVADDFEHLGLHISPDLDTVLYTLGGLSDQQRGWGRSDETWNFMEALKEIGGQTWFSLGDRDMAMHVERTRRRLSGETLTAIAIDIARRFGIRSNVLPITNDKLSTIVVSTEGELEFQRYFVGRRCEPAVKQIRFSGAESACLTQEVLQALDADDLRLIVLCPSNPYLSIDPMLAVPGTTEKLRAARVPVIAISPIIGGQAIKGPTRKIIDELGLEATNREIARHYAGLIDGLIIDTTDAEGAADLGIDVHLAPTLMTELQSKIALAEHALMFGNSLRTKRKGQEKGPLSGGVS, encoded by the coding sequence ATGAAGGGACCTTCTCATCTGTCTGATGAGGGCCGTGTGGTGGCCCTCTGCGGGGGAGTCGGAGGAGCAAAACTTGCTCTCGGCTTGCAGCACCTCCTCGGAGAACGTCTGACCGTTGTCGTAAATGTCGCGGATGATTTCGAGCATCTCGGGCTACATATCTCCCCGGATCTGGATACAGTGCTTTATACGCTCGGTGGTTTGAGCGACCAGCAACGTGGTTGGGGTCGATCCGATGAGACCTGGAACTTCATGGAGGCTTTGAAGGAAATCGGCGGGCAGACCTGGTTCTCCCTTGGCGATCGCGACATGGCCATGCATGTGGAGCGAACCCGCCGGCGGCTAAGCGGTGAAACTCTCACAGCCATTGCGATCGATATTGCACGCCGCTTCGGCATTCGTTCAAACGTGCTGCCCATTACCAACGACAAGCTTTCCACCATCGTTGTAAGTACGGAAGGTGAACTCGAATTCCAACGCTATTTTGTTGGGCGGCGCTGCGAGCCGGCGGTCAAGCAGATCCGATTCAGTGGGGCGGAAAGTGCCTGCCTCACACAAGAGGTGCTTCAGGCTCTTGACGCTGATGATCTCCGCCTCATCGTCCTATGTCCGTCCAACCCCTATCTGAGCATCGATCCGATGCTGGCTGTTCCAGGAACGACGGAAAAATTGCGAGCGGCCCGTGTTCCTGTCATCGCCATTTCCCCGATCATAGGGGGCCAAGCCATCAAAGGGCCGACACGAAAGATCATAGACGAGCTCGGCCTTGAGGCCACAAACCGAGAGATTGCAAGACATTACGCCGGGCTGATCGATGGCTTGATCATAGACACGACGGATGCCGAAGGGGCTGCCGACCTGGGCATCGACGTGCATCTGGCACCAACATTGATGACTGAATTGCAATCAAAAATCGCCCTCGCGGAGCACGCGCTTATGTTCGGCAATAGCCTTCGAACAAAGCGCAAGGGACAGGAAAAAGGACCCTTGAGCGGAGGTGTATCGTGA
- a CDS encoding LLM class flavin-dependent oxidoreductase, with translation MTLDLLILGNAPMTKMLDRVKLAEASGYDTVWLADERFYREVYSCLSYFAQNTSRVRLGPCVTDPYARHPALTAMAIATLDEISNKRAILGIGAGISGFAELGIDRKKPARAISEAIEVIRMLLRGETVAYEGEVIQFREGKLNFAPIRADIPIYVASNGPLGQRTAGACADAAFMEAGGNAAEVKAFRARLDEGARKAGRDPKSVKLIVRLNACIASDGQAARDALRPTVARLLGAGRLKFETAEEQGLTLPEDILATVQGAHYAAGVTPYLPLLPYVTDRHINAFTLAGNVEEVTARVIELRHAGVDGIISMPFAAEGGTIEDTIAKMGSEVWPAVQANEGMKP, from the coding sequence ATGACCCTCGATCTGCTAATTCTCGGCAACGCGCCCATGACCAAGATGCTTGATCGCGTCAAGCTCGCCGAAGCGAGCGGCTACGATACGGTCTGGCTTGCCGATGAACGATTTTATCGGGAGGTCTATTCCTGCCTGAGCTATTTTGCTCAAAACACGTCGCGGGTCAGGCTCGGACCTTGTGTAACGGACCCCTATGCAAGGCACCCCGCGTTGACGGCTATGGCGATTGCGACGCTTGACGAGATTTCTAACAAGCGCGCAATTCTGGGTATCGGCGCCGGGATTTCGGGCTTTGCTGAGCTTGGCATCGATCGGAAGAAGCCCGCGCGCGCCATAAGCGAAGCGATCGAGGTCATTCGCATGCTTCTGCGAGGCGAGACTGTCGCCTATGAGGGTGAGGTCATTCAGTTCAGGGAAGGCAAGCTGAACTTCGCCCCGATACGGGCCGATATCCCAATCTATGTGGCTAGTAACGGGCCGCTCGGCCAACGGACCGCGGGCGCTTGCGCTGACGCCGCGTTCATGGAGGCAGGCGGCAACGCCGCGGAAGTCAAGGCGTTCCGTGCGAGACTGGATGAGGGGGCCAGGAAGGCCGGCCGCGATCCCAAATCCGTCAAACTGATCGTTCGGCTCAATGCCTGTATTGCGTCAGATGGTCAGGCCGCCCGTGACGCTCTGCGGCCAACGGTTGCACGCTTGCTCGGTGCAGGACGTCTTAAGTTTGAAACAGCTGAAGAGCAGGGGCTCACATTGCCGGAGGATATACTTGCCACCGTTCAGGGTGCCCACTACGCCGCCGGCGTGACGCCCTATCTTCCTCTGCTGCCATACGTGACCGACCGCCACATCAACGCCTTCACTCTGGCAGGCAATGTCGAGGAAGTGACCGCGCGTGTGATCGAACTGCGCCATGCCGGGGTCGATGGCATCATCTCCATGCCCTTCGCCGCCGAAGGAGGTACAATCGAGGACACGATCGCCAAGATGGGCTCCGAGGTCTGGCCTGCTGTACAGGCTAACGAAGGGATGAAGCCATGA
- a CDS encoding Lrp/AsnC family transcriptional regulator has translation MLSALDSLDRKILRELIQDARISHLALSERVGLSATACARRVLQMEKAGIIKGYAANIDVNALGFPLTVIVHITLDRQNEDALARFETEIHKCPDVISCHLMSGADDYQVQVLACGMEDYERIHKQHLSRLPGVARLQSSFAMRTIVKRSISPAALIMIRPTGTQRRGK, from the coding sequence ATGCTCTCAGCCCTCGATTCTCTCGACCGTAAAATTCTGCGCGAACTCATTCAAGATGCCCGAATAAGCCACTTGGCTCTCTCCGAACGGGTCGGACTGTCAGCGACCGCCTGTGCGAGGCGCGTACTGCAAATGGAGAAAGCCGGCATCATCAAGGGTTACGCGGCAAACATCGATGTCAATGCGCTTGGCTTCCCACTGACAGTGATCGTTCACATCACACTTGATCGCCAAAACGAGGATGCACTCGCACGCTTTGAGACTGAAATCCACAAGTGCCCCGACGTAATCTCGTGCCACCTTATGTCCGGTGCGGACGACTATCAGGTTCAAGTGCTGGCATGTGGCATGGAGGACTACGAACGTATCCATAAGCAGCACCTATCGCGGTTGCCAGGCGTCGCGAGACTGCAATCCAGCTTTGCAATGCGCACCATAGTGAAGCGATCCATCTCTCCTGCTGCGCTCATAATGATTAGACCGACTGGGACGCAGCGTAGAGGCAAGTGA